One Echeneis naucrates chromosome 16, fEcheNa1.1, whole genome shotgun sequence genomic window, CTaattttgaatgtatttattcttAATGGTGACACTGACTTTAAGAATGACTAATAGATTGCAGCCTTCTTTTAACTTGGACCACCTAGACAGTACAATTACTGATGTCCCCAAAGAAATGTCAGAATGAGTACCTTAAATGATAAGGTTCAATAAATCTACAAACCTACAAAAAGTCTCGTGAATTTCAGCCTTACagttaaaaacatttgaagcaACCCACCATGCCTGGTGGAAAATGGATGGAGATTATTTGTCTGGTTTGGGAGAGCTGGGACAGAGTGACTGATGTTTATGAGCCTATTGATTAAGCACTGGTGGATAGAGACATCCATAAGAGAAAAGCAATGGTCGAGAGTGCCTATTGATAATATAATGATTAGTAAATGTTCCAAATAGATCGTTCAACCTGCACAACTGTCCCATAAAGAAACTGAGGCACCAAAAGAAAGTCTATAAAACTGATCAGTTAATAGAACAAACAAAGCACTTCAAACATAATGTCCCCTTCCATTTAGTTTTCCACTTGACTGTGCCTGTACTGCCCTTAAGGGTTTTGAAAGCGTAAGCATACTCAAGTTTCTTTTTTGGCAATACTTGGCATTTGTTAACAATATCAGCACTTTGAGAAATGCATGTTATTTTGGGGTCTCTGCAAAACCACAGACTTCTGATTAGTTGAGACTTTGATTACCTTTTGGATGGCCTCATAGACAGCTCGAAAAGCTGGCTGTTTGTCATCATGATACACTCCCCGGTTACCATGGAGGATGAAGACACCTTCTTGTTCAGCCTCTTGACAGTTGCTGCCATAGATACAGTGGTCTGGACGGTAGTTCCACTGGCAGGGGAAAACATACAGGCTCTCTGTAACACAGGAAGAGCCAAGGCTTGGTTTATGAGGATTATGAAAAATCTCTACAATTTAATGGTTAATGCCAAGAACAGCACACAATATGTGAAGTTTCATTGGTGTCCACACTAGCAAACcattaattcaattcaattaattCAACAAATTTGTGTATATGTAGTGGTAGAAACCTGGATTATGATGAAATATGATATTAAGTAGGTCCTGGTCACCCCAGGTGATATTAAGTTTATACTTCTGGAGAAGAGGCATCAGAATTTCTTCCCATCGCAGTTCAAATGCGGTCATATCATTCTAGAAAGACAGAATACAAGTAAGCCTTATTATTTCGTACCAAAAAACAATAGACCTAAAATTCTGGACCCTGAATCCGTTTTCCAACACTTCACCTCAACTCAAAGAACCCATTTCATCTGTCAAACAAGCATCTGCATTGAGAGGCTTTACAACAGAATGACAAGAGTGACCTCAACTGGTCAATGTCAGTGGCACAACTACTACTGAGATCCCCCATCAGTATTCGTAAGTACTGTTCACAATTTCACACCTtaaattttccaaaatgaacaaaatcttAAATTTAAGATTGCattattttatgtcatattACTTCAGagatttaaccctaaccctaacccttcagaATTAATCTTTATAACAAATAATGTGAAATTGACAAAGTCAAGTCGAACAAAAACATTGACGCAGCAACCATTAAAATGTGTGGTTACATTATGTTATCTACTGTGAGGcaagctatatatatatatatatagcttgCCTCACAGTAGATAACATAACATAGATAACATAATGTAACCACACATTTTAATGGTTGCTGCGTCAATGtttttgtatatatacatatacatacatatatatatatatatatatatatatatatatatatatatatatatatatatatatatatatatatatatatatatatatatatacatacatacatacatacatacatacatacatacatacatacatacatacatacatacatacatacatacatacatacatacatacatacatacatacatacatacatacatacatacatacatatatatatatatatatatatatatatatatatatatatacatacatacatacatatatatatatatatatatatatatgtaataatCACAGACTTTAAGGAGAAAGCTAAACCCACATCGACTTCAACAAGTGCTGCCTCAGCAGACCAACACAATCAAAGTGGCTCTAGCTCATATTAcagtcatacacacatgcatacacacacacactattagaTGATgatatacaaacaaataaaaaaatgatctgCACATTacctttaaaaatgtctgcCTGAGGCGAGTCATGTTCATGAGCATGACACCTGAGTTTATGCCCGTTTTGCCATAATATGGGTGACGGGCAAAACGGTTGTACCAGCCAGTTCGAGGCTCTTCGTGCTCTGGAGCCATGGCAGCTAACTGGCTCGAATTGAACTGAGAAAGAAGGGCCCAAATGTCCTCAACTGGCCGCAGGAAAAGGATATCTGTGTCCACATAGAGCAAAGAATCCACTTCCTTCAGGATCAGCTGGAGGTAAGATGGTTATATTGAAAGAATAGGTTAAAGAACCATTACAAATGATCAACACTGAATGTATGTAGGAAGACTTACTGGCAGAAAGAGCCTTTGAGAAGCACAAGGCTTGAAGAGCTTTTTCCACTCATTTGCATTGTCCTTGGGAAAGGTGATGGGATAGATGGTGAACTTAAACTTGTTCAGAACTCTCCTGGGCCAGGAGTTCAGCTTCAAGAAAAGATAAGCAAAAGGATAAGAGAAGTCATGATTGCAGATTCTGTCACAACAAGACTATAGCTTTAAGAAGCTCAAACAACTGCTTGCAGGAGTACATGAAGGACTTATGAAATTTGAGAGGAAACTTACTGCACTTCTGAAACTGTCGTGCAGATTATCCTCAGCAAAGACGTAAAAGTGCAGAGGCTTTTTGCTGAAGAGAACAGCTGACTTCAACATGGTGAGAGTCTCCTCGAGCCTGGGGCCACAGGCCACCATAGCTAGGTGACTTACCTCATCTCTATGTTCACTGATGGCTGAGCCTGACCTCTCTCTAAGAGTCAAGACAAAGATTAATATATctattaattatttttgcaaATAGGGTGAATTCAGTGAGATATGCAGGAGTGAACAAAGTAAAGAAGATATCAGCAGGCTCAGCTGACAGCCCTGTAGGGTTGGAACTGCCATTAGATTTAATAAATGTACAATCACTCATTCTTTGTGCTGCCTCTGAGTGCTCCTTGTAAACTAGATCATTCAAGATTGAACCTCATAAATTGAAAGAACTACTTTGCAAACATTCAGTTATATTTCTGGCTATGTTGTAGTATGGCAAGTCTTGAATAGATTGTGACTGATTTGACAATGCCCTAAGATGTACCTGTATCATTCTCTTTACCAACCCAGTAAAAAGACCGAATTTGAATCCATAAGTCGTGTAACTGCATTACTGCATGTGGGATCAGAGATTATCAGGAGCCTGTCAGAGATAGATTGGTAAGTATAGTGGTACATGTAAGAATGCCAAGCTACGGCAAATCTAACAAAGATTAATGGTGAGAATATAATGTAGTAAGAAGTATCTCACCCCAGTGGAGAGACTTGCAGCTTTTGGAATGAGATAGCTCTACACAAACAATATAGTGGCATCACTGAATTGTCATCGTCTTTGATTTATGAGAACTACTTGTATGTATGAGTTAATAACTCAATATTAGTCACAAGGCACACTGAGATTGCACCAAAATGCTTGGCCTTTACTTTACAACAGGCCTGGCAGGTGAGTCAAAGTTGAAGATTAAAATCCATGGACTATTAAAGGTCACTGTAAGAGAAGCACAAAATCAGTCATACCTAAGAGTGGTTTCCAATAAGCAGTTCACTCCACACACATCAGCAGGCAGTCTCCAATACGGGTTCCAGTAAGAAACTGACAGTGATTTACACCTGCCAGAATAAAAACGTGAGCTTTGGGATCCTcacagtgaaattaatttgtCGGGCATCAAACCTAGATGTCTGGGGATTAGATCTGTCCTGAAATGCCTCCTGGAGTTAGACGTTCAACAGATGGCTGTATTAGCAACCGAGAGCTAATGAGCCGGAGAATTAGTTAGCGGCACCATTAATGGCTAATCAATTACCTGGCTAACAGGTGGTGGCTAATAGAttagaaataaaagacaacattGCTAAATATGAACATATAACATTACAGATAATTGTTGTAAAACAGTacagttaaaaaacacaatatttgaAGTTATCCAAGTtagttatattattattatccttaGCCCTGCAGCTAACATACTGTAAATCAGTCCATGTTGATATTAGCTGTATTAAGTCAGCTAACGTTTGAATGGTGGGATTAGCTATAAGTAGACCAGCACAGTTTAAATCTAATTTAGCAGAAGCAGGCGATGTGTGTAGCGCTAATCCCAAAATATGTCAGCTGCAACATAAAATGAGGCGAATAGCCGGATCGGCTACCTGTCAAGATCCTCCTCGCGGCCCGTCAGTCCGGGCTTTTTCCTGAGGAAGTGGCCAGTGTCGGGGCCGCTCCTGCCGGCTGTCCCCTGCTCCTTCACGCCCCCCTCGTCTCTGTCCTCCAGAGTGGAGGCGAGTTGACTGAACACGTACAGCAGTGAACATAAAGTGAGGACCACGCACAGGAGAAATGCGTGAAGATAGCATCGCATTTTGCGTTTTAAGTTTCGTGCCCTATGGGATCATTGTCGTCGATCTTTGCTACTATCTGCTGAACTTTCAGGCATCAAGCTCAACAATCAAGAGACCAAACCCAGGAGAACAGTCTGTTTACAGTTTTCCGCCCCACCCACTTCTTTTTTACACGTGTGTTCAGGTCAATCGGCCATTTGTCAAAGCGGTCAAGTTGCTGGATGGTGAACAGATACAAACATGAATCTTTAATGACAACATCATaagctccatttttttttatttagtccAAGGATCGGTAAATAGATGTCGACACAACACCCAGTCATTTGGTGGATGCAAATGTCACTAACTTTTTGTCTGCTTTGCCCCTGATGgattttactttattaacaTGCGAATTCATAGCTGCAGGTCATTTAACAGATGCAGAAGTGGAACTTTTGTTTTATGCATTAATAGCATAATACAATACCTGCCTCAAGTAAAAGTCACTGCAATGTAATTATTAATGGCTAAGCAGCATTTAATGCTTGAACTGGATTGTTTCAGCCATGTCAATACATCATATTTTAtaaactgatcttttttttgtaaaatgtcaaTTTGCAAATTACCcggtaaatgaataaaaagcatGTTTCTGTAAAATGCAGTCAGGTTCGTAGACATAGCATCTAGCACACTGTTTAGCAAATTGTTgccatttctaaaaaaaaaataaataattaaaaacatttccaagTATCTAcatctcattttatttaacattattgTACAATATAAACCATTCTATAGATTAAATCATGTTCAACTCTACCAAGTGAAGGAGAAGCATACTCAGAATACCTGTTCAATATTTCTTACTCAAATGTTaagacagtgaaaaaaaattattgcatCCAATGGCATAAAAATGGGAGCTGGCTAAATACAGTAACCAACAGTGTTATGATTCACTGATAACAGCAAAATGGAAATAATGctaaaaaaaagctgttttaagcATAGGATGCCATTAAGTGCAAATAACGATAACAAAATTCAATGATAAACTAAAATTCTGAGATGActtcttcacattttcttttatatggCATTATTTATTCTGTGCAGAGACGACCAACTGAGTGTGATGCTAACATAACACTGGGATATTAAAAGACAAGCCACCACAAATATGGCCCAGTTCCATTGACATCCAGGATTTAATGCTACTGTTGCTTTTTTCCGTTCATCACGGTAGGCTTTGTGGTGAGAATTCTGATGTCCTAACTCCTGAATTCTGTATCATTATGGGGAAGGcagtgaaaaaaatacaacccCCGGTGGAATAGAATGCTATCTTATTGGCATTTATAGTATTATTTTTCTATGTGCATGTTGTAGTTTAATCTCTGGTTGAGGCTGTTGAGAGTGCAGAAGCATGAGTTGTGCTGATTAGGAGTGATGGTTAGTGAGTCTCTCCGTTGACTGACGAGCCTTCGCCATGTGGTGAAGAGCATCTGGAGACCCCTCGCTCAGTGTTATCAGAGCTTGAGCCACTTTGACTGTGTTGGTCTGCTGAGGCAGCACTTGTTGAAGTGGATGTGGGTTTGGCTTTCTCCTTAAAGTCTGTGATTATTACAGTCAAGTCTCCAACTGTGACCTCTAGATGCTGGGCGCTGCTCCTGTCAATGTTTTTTAACCTGGgtctggaggagggaggaaaaaacagaaacaaaattgaaaaagtGAGCTATGGacaacaaatatatataaatatttcagcaaTCAATACATACAATTAGCGTCATGACTTGAAAATACTATTTATTACCTCATCTTTTtatggcttttctttttcagtgtggGTTCTTTATCGCTCCTATCt contains:
- the LOC115056368 gene encoding YY1-associated factor 2-like isoform X3, encoding MGDKKSPTRKPRPVSQLVAQQVNQQFAPPTHPKKEKKEKSEKDRSDKEPTLKKKSHKKMRPRLKNIDRSSAQHLEVTVGDLTVIITDFKEKAKPTSTSTSAASADQHSQSGSSSDNTERGVSRCSSPHGEGSSVNGETH
- the gxylt1a gene encoding glucoside xylosyltransferase 1 isoform X2, with the protein product MRCYLHAFLLCVVLTLCSLLYVFSQLASTLEDRDEGGVKEQGTAGRSGPDTGHFLRKKPGLTGREEDLDRERSGSAISEHRDEVSHLAMVACGPRLEETLTMLKSAVLFSKKPLHFYVFAEDNLHDSFRSALNSWPRRVLNKFKFTIYPITFPKDNANEWKKLFKPCASQRLFLPLILKEVDSLLYVDTDILFLRPVEDIWALLSQFNSSQLAAMAPEHEEPRTGWYNRFARHPYYGKTGINSGVMLMNMTRLRQTFLKNDMTAFELRWEEILMPLLQKYKLNITWGDQDLLNIIFHHNPESLYVFPCQWNYRPDHCIYGSNCQEAEQEGVFILHGNRGVYHDDKQPAFRAVYEAIQKYQFGENMEGSLLQPLEASLEATRHTYCGRASHLFTKCLKQSIMSVHRDITQSR
- the gxylt1a gene encoding glucoside xylosyltransferase 1 isoform X1 yields the protein MRCYLHAFLLCVVLTLCSLLYVFSQLASTLEDRDEGGVKEQGTAGRSGPDTGHFLRKKPGLTGREEDLDRCKSLSVSYWNPYWRLPADVCGVNCLLETTLRERSGSAISEHRDEVSHLAMVACGPRLEETLTMLKSAVLFSKKPLHFYVFAEDNLHDSFRSALNSWPRRVLNKFKFTIYPITFPKDNANEWKKLFKPCASQRLFLPLILKEVDSLLYVDTDILFLRPVEDIWALLSQFNSSQLAAMAPEHEEPRTGWYNRFARHPYYGKTGINSGVMLMNMTRLRQTFLKNDMTAFELRWEEILMPLLQKYKLNITWGDQDLLNIIFHHNPESLYVFPCQWNYRPDHCIYGSNCQEAEQEGVFILHGNRGVYHDDKQPAFRAVYEAIQKYQFGENMEGSLLQPLEASLEATRHTYCGRASHLFTKCLKQSIMSVHRDITQSR
- the LOC115056368 gene encoding YY1-associated factor 2-like isoform X2 is translated as MGDKKSPTRPKRQSKPSSDDGYWDCSVCTFRNSAEAFKCMMCDVRKGTSTRKPRPVSQLVAQQVNQQFAPPTHPKKEKKEKSEKDRSDKEPTLKKKSHKKMRPRLKNIDRSSAQHLEVTVGDLTVIITDFKEKAKPTSTSTSAASADQHSQSGSSSDNTERGVSRCSSPHGEGSSVNGETH
- the LOC115056368 gene encoding YY1-associated factor 2-like isoform X1 encodes the protein MGDKKSPTRPKRQSKPSSDDGYWDCSVCTFRNSAEAFKCMMCDVRKGTSTRKPRPVSQLVAQQVNQQFAPPTHPKKEKKEKSEKDRSDKEPTLKKKSHKKMRYFSILFLFFPPSSRPRLKNIDRSSAQHLEVTVGDLTVIITDFKEKAKPTSTSTSAASADQHSQSGSSSDNTERGVSRCSSPHGEGSSVNGETH